One part of the Spirochaetota bacterium genome encodes these proteins:
- a CDS encoding NUDIX hydrolase: protein MDKWHIEKRDTVNKQRIFSIEKLLCYHPAKKVNHDFYILNNPDWVNIVTVDTSGNLVMVKQHRLGTDEYTIETVAGLIDPGEEPAKSAHRELLEETGYQAQEIVLLKKLAANPAIMNNYIHFYCALNAQKVQEQSLDLAEDIEILTLTPQQVLEYIQNGVINHSIIITALLLYFLSPYSTIPKDKLLLF from the coding sequence ATGGATAAGTGGCACATAGAAAAACGCGACACGGTTAATAAACAAAGGATTTTTTCGATTGAGAAACTTTTGTGCTATCACCCAGCCAAAAAAGTTAATCATGATTTTTACATTCTCAATAATCCTGATTGGGTGAATATTGTTACTGTAGATACCAGTGGCAATTTAGTAATGGTAAAGCAGCATCGATTGGGTACTGATGAATATACCATAGAAACAGTAGCTGGTCTTATTGACCCTGGCGAAGAGCCAGCCAAATCTGCACATCGCGAATTATTGGAAGAAACAGGCTACCAGGCACAGGAAATAGTACTACTCAAAAAGCTGGCAGCCAATCCTGCTATTATGAATAATTATATCCATTTTTACTGTGCGTTGAATGCTCAAAAGGTTCAGGAACAATCATTGGATCTGGCAGAAGATATAGAAATTTTAACATTAACACCACAGCAAGTATTAGAGTATATCCAGAATGGGGTTATTAATCATTCTATTATAATCACAGCATTGCTACTTTACTTTTTGTCACCCTATTCAACAATTCCAAAAGACAAACTATTACTTTTTTGA
- a CDS encoding STAS domain-containing protein, with amino-acid sequence MFIETTKLDSILVVTPHEDIIRENSEDVERAIFTNVNKSTTDVILDCKHVQYINSFSLGTLVKIHQKLEENSRKLHFLNVAPSIKTLFKITRVLDYFSLIDSMDDVKNKK; translated from the coding sequence ATGTTTATTGAAACAACAAAATTAGATTCAATTCTTGTAGTAACCCCACACGAAGATATAATCAGAGAAAATTCTGAGGATGTGGAAAGGGCTATCTTTACCAATGTCAACAAATCAACTACTGATGTTATACTGGACTGCAAACATGTGCAGTATATTAATAGTTTTTCATTGGGCACGCTTGTTAAAATTCACCAGAAACTTGAAGAAAATTCCCGTAAATTACATTTCCTTAATGTTGCACCATCAATAAAAACATTGTTTAAAATAACACGTGTACTGGATTACTTTTCACTTATTGACTCAATGGATGATGTAAAAAATAAAAAATAG
- a CDS encoding tetratricopeptide repeat protein has product MLSKSILIALLCLVPLQSQFASSVCNEATALAKAKEYSKAKDLFFKAINLNPYYYCAHYGYGKACLYSGDINNAIKHLNIAVSLDATSARGWFYLGFAHFFAKNYVKANYCFKEAYRLDTGLVESLYNVAVIYEITGDTYKSKVYYDKYFFEKNKKDTGLLF; this is encoded by the coding sequence ATGCTCAGTAAATCAATACTTATTGCGTTATTATGTTTGGTTCCTCTTCAAAGTCAGTTTGCTTCATCAGTATGCAATGAAGCAACTGCACTTGCAAAAGCTAAAGAATATTCAAAAGCAAAGGATTTATTTTTTAAAGCTATCAATCTCAATCCTTATTACTACTGTGCCCATTATGGATATGGAAAAGCATGTCTGTATTCTGGAGATATTAATAATGCTATCAAGCATTTAAATATTGCTGTAAGTTTAGATGCAACGTCTGCACGTGGGTGGTTTTATTTGGGTTTTGCACACTTTTTTGCAAAGAACTATGTCAAAGCAAATTATTGTTTTAAAGAAGCATACAGATTAGATACGGGATTGGTTGAATCGCTCTATAATGTTGCCGTTATTTATGAAATTACTGGTGATACATATAAATCAAAAGTTTATTATGATAAATATTTTTTTGAGAAAAATAAAAAGGATACAGGTCTTCTGTTCTGA
- the pdxA gene encoding 4-hydroxythreonine-4-phosphate dehydrogenase PdxA yields MQIRKPRVAITIGDPAGIGPEVTLKALCDFETLPCLPLVICRVGVLQQYYNHLMPPWDILDFNQIQPDTVIQKPYFINIPSDAPIPKPSCGTELTGKESLAYIDAVITLWKLRLIDAIVTGPVNKSLIEKWVPFMGHTEYIAKQIHEDNPRMLMYSGKYNVMLVSTHVPVFKLKDVIDYNVLLHTIQICESSLTRIMKKKPKIALCGLDPHCGDDGAIGNFDKDVTAKVVKDAQAQGVIIEGPFSADTIFIPQRWAHYDCVIAHYHDQGLIPFKMLAFDEGVNITVGLSVIRTSVDHGTAFDIAGKDCADYSSMKKAIELACYLALKEG; encoded by the coding sequence TTGCAGATTAGGAAGCCCAGAGTAGCTATTACTATTGGCGATCCAGCTGGCATTGGACCGGAAGTTACATTAAAAGCATTATGTGATTTTGAAACACTGCCGTGCCTTCCTCTGGTGATATGCAGGGTTGGTGTACTGCAACAATACTATAATCATCTCATGCCTCCGTGGGATATTCTGGATTTTAATCAAATACAACCTGATACTGTTATACAGAAACCTTATTTTATAAATATCCCTAGTGATGCACCAATCCCAAAACCTTCCTGTGGCACTGAACTTACAGGCAAAGAAAGCTTAGCATATATTGATGCAGTCATTACATTATGGAAGCTCAGATTAATTGATGCAATTGTTACTGGCCCTGTAAATAAATCCCTTATTGAAAAATGGGTGCCATTTATGGGACACACTGAATATATTGCAAAACAGATACATGAAGATAATCCACGGATGCTCATGTATTCAGGAAAATACAATGTTATGCTTGTATCAACACATGTACCTGTTTTTAAACTAAAAGATGTTATTGATTATAATGTATTGCTGCATACTATTCAGATTTGTGAAAGCAGCTTAACCAGAATAATGAAAAAAAAGCCAAAGATTGCTCTATGTGGGCTTGATCCACATTGTGGAGATGATGGTGCAATAGGCAATTTTGATAAAGATGTAACAGCAAAGGTGGTAAAGGATGCACAAGCACAAGGAGTAATAATTGAAGGGCCATTTTCTGCCGATACTATATTTATACCACAGCGCTGGGCACACTATGATTGTGTTATAGCTCATTATCATGACCAGGGTTTAATACCTTTTAAGATGCTGGCGTTTGATGAAGGTGTAAATATTACTGTTGGATTATCAGTTATACGGACTTCAGTTGATCATGGGACTGCATTTGATATTGCTGGCAAAGATTGTGCTGACTATAGCAGTATGAAGAAAGCCATAGAATTGGCATGCTATTTAGCTTTAAAAGAGGGATAA
- a CDS encoding polymer-forming cytoskeletal protein: MALAKSGGDVANNVIGENSYFSGKFLINGSLRIDGRFEGKYLQADQLYIGPNGKVKTNINAVSVIIEGLVIGNINATNRVLLMPTAKILGDIKTPELIIQNGVILEGRCTIANDLKISAKDLIENEYEKNKIIPEEFLAD; encoded by the coding sequence ATGGCTTTAGCAAAATCTGGTGGTGATGTTGCAAATAATGTTATTGGTGAAAATTCTTATTTCAGTGGCAAATTTCTTATTAATGGCTCATTGCGAATAGATGGTCGTTTTGAAGGAAAATATTTGCAGGCTGACCAATTATATATTGGTCCAAACGGAAAAGTTAAAACCAATATTAATGCTGTATCAGTTATAATTGAAGGTTTGGTGATAGGTAATATTAATGCTACCAACAGGGTGTTGTTAATGCCCACAGCAAAAATTTTAGGTGATATAAAAACACCTGAACTTATAATCCAGAATGGTGTAATATTAGAAGGACGTTGCACTATAGCAAATGATCTTAAGATCTCGGCCAAGGACCTGATTGAAAACGAATATGAAAAAAATAAAATAATACCCGAGGAGTTTCTTGCAGATTAG
- a CDS encoding LysM peptidoglycan-binding domain-containing M23 family metallopeptidase produces MKFVKKYYLLHLFILLCLISLASGSAFAAIIPVINDLSRNNDTIALLRKDIRKTLYTIKSNRSVEELPELVMYKYKVKNNETFWEIVSVTNLDLDTIVSVNSLSAPSDIKKGLILYIPNMRGIIHEKSQNESYDAIALSYQIPVQYILKVNRIVSNEHKQYIFIPCGTLSDLDRSLFLGTAFVSPLTVGKLSSYFGVRKDPIDHAHKFHAGVDIACPINSPVYASRDGVVLYSGFLGGYGNLVIIKHSRDYFTLYGHLNKILVQKGAIVTAGQLIAKSGNTGRTTGPHLHFEIRKNSKPINPLLLLR; encoded by the coding sequence ATGAAATTTGTAAAAAAATATTATTTATTACATCTTTTTATATTATTATGTCTTATTTCCCTCGCATCAGGAAGTGCTTTTGCTGCTATAATACCTGTAATCAATGATCTTTCCCGAAACAATGATACTATTGCACTATTACGTAAGGATATACGCAAAACACTGTACACTATAAAAAGCAATAGATCAGTTGAAGAATTACCAGAGCTTGTTATGTATAAATATAAAGTTAAGAATAATGAAACATTCTGGGAAATAGTATCAGTTACAAATCTAGATCTTGATACGATAGTTTCTGTAAATTCGCTTTCAGCTCCATCAGATATAAAGAAAGGGCTTATTCTTTATATACCAAATATGCGAGGAATAATACATGAAAAATCTCAAAATGAAAGTTATGATGCTATTGCTCTGAGTTATCAAATACCGGTACAATATATTTTGAAAGTTAACAGAATAGTTTCAAACGAACATAAACAATATATATTTATTCCGTGCGGAACCCTTTCTGATTTAGACCGATCCCTTTTTCTAGGAACAGCTTTTGTTTCACCACTTACCGTTGGCAAACTCAGTTCTTATTTTGGCGTGCGTAAAGACCCAATTGACCATGCACACAAATTTCATGCGGGTGTGGATATTGCATGCCCCATAAACTCACCTGTATATGCATCGCGAGATGGTGTTGTTTTGTATTCCGGGTTTTTGGGCGGTTATGGAAATCTTGTGATCATAAAACACAGCAGGGACTATTTTACTTTATATGGCCATTTAAATAAAATATTAGTTCAAAAGGGGGCGATAGTTACTGCAGGGCAGCTTATTGCAAAATCAGGAAACACAGGAAGGACTACGGGCCCTCACCTCCACTTTGAAATAAGAAAAAACAGTAAGCCAATAAATCCATTATTGTTACTGCGATAA
- a CDS encoding GAF domain-containing protein: MKSIEPIEDELFILPDDNTPAKDKVATDTTKYDTVIMQEQELMLNSEPDYLGPEDEPDLESLQKSSIQETNEFKGKNFDNRQNGSPNFRIIESPEENKDSVHAMQEDDTTKQSLSTEYSIKPDKKFQDFVVLYEIGKEIVKAHSLNELYDAILFSVMGQIGSASATLLVLSVDDENSLIVADSRGITIKNKNIHFDIRKGLFNILMQSKGVVDIEQFKQETQYRDEYYQLIAIDARLFIPLRYDSKVFGALVLGDKITIGDYSEEEIDFIERISEFAAITYEKVHKMEQLENDIRKSVDDRKFWNDLDEYKQSLRKYPQKDHFNISAQSIMKANGFLSYAAYIKNNKDGSYSLLLTDEEDVLLLKEAANTIHGDTAFIDYIVSFNSAADLEDFDRNRAIREVFSESSIRKMTLFWINPFKVADELLGFFCVFRLRDYQRREIQFERFKVMTDFLLSHYLTLQLIESQYVNYSDIILPVFNRIDKELANVTRLTIPLTIILFTIKNLKRYYTIQGLEKTQELMNKIEAIIISRLSEGDFTARIDRNKFLIVLPGKNKKFAVPFANALKNEMVQQFSDKELQLLVTFLMAEYPEDGTDVYSLLDAID, translated from the coding sequence TTGAAAAGTATTGAGCCAATAGAAGATGAGTTATTTATTTTACCTGATGATAATACTCCAGCAAAAGATAAAGTTGCAACAGATACCACTAAGTATGATACCGTAATAATGCAAGAACAGGAACTTATGTTGAATAGTGAGCCCGATTATTTGGGGCCTGAAGATGAACCGGATTTAGAATCATTGCAGAAAAGCAGTATTCAGGAAACAAACGAATTTAAGGGTAAAAATTTTGATAATAGGCAAAATGGTAGCCCAAATTTTAGAATTATTGAATCCCCGGAAGAAAACAAGGATAGTGTTCATGCTATGCAGGAAGATGATACCACAAAACAATCTCTTTCCACTGAGTATTCCATAAAGCCTGATAAGAAGTTTCAGGACTTTGTTGTTTTATATGAAATTGGTAAAGAAATAGTTAAAGCTCATTCGCTGAATGAATTGTATGATGCCATACTCTTTTCAGTTATGGGGCAGATTGGTTCAGCATCTGCTACTTTACTGGTATTAAGCGTTGATGATGAAAATTCTTTAATTGTGGCTGATTCCAGGGGTATAACAATAAAAAATAAAAATATCCATTTTGATATACGAAAGGGCCTTTTTAATATACTTATGCAATCAAAAGGGGTTGTAGATATAGAACAGTTTAAACAGGAAACTCAATACAGGGATGAGTATTATCAGTTAATTGCAATTGATGCTCGTTTATTTATTCCCTTACGATATGATTCCAAAGTCTTTGGTGCTCTGGTTCTGGGTGATAAAATAACAATTGGGGATTACAGTGAAGAGGAAATTGATTTTATTGAACGGATAAGTGAATTTGCTGCCATAACCTATGAGAAAGTGCATAAAATGGAACAACTTGAAAATGATATACGCAAATCAGTAGACGATAGAAAATTCTGGAACGACTTAGATGAATATAAACAAAGTTTACGAAAGTACCCACAAAAAGATCATTTCAATATAAGTGCTCAAAGTATAATGAAGGCTAATGGTTTTTTGAGCTATGCAGCGTATATTAAAAATAATAAGGATGGAAGTTATTCTTTATTGTTGACAGATGAGGAAGATGTACTGCTTCTTAAAGAAGCAGCAAATACTATACATGGTGATACAGCGTTTATTGACTATATAGTATCATTCAATTCAGCTGCAGACTTAGAAGATTTTGACAGAAATAGGGCTATACGAGAGGTTTTTTCAGAAAGTAGTATACGAAAGATGACATTGTTCTGGATCAACCCATTTAAAGTGGCTGATGAACTGCTGGGTTTTTTCTGTGTCTTCAGGCTGCGTGATTATCAGCGAAGGGAAATTCAGTTTGAACGGTTTAAAGTAATGACAGATTTTTTGTTGAGTCATTATCTGACATTGCAATTGATTGAATCTCAATATGTCAATTATAGTGATATCATATTACCTGTTTTTAACCGAATTGATAAAGAATTGGCTAATGTTACCCGATTAACAATTCCTCTTACTATAATACTTTTTACAATTAAAAATTTAAAACGATATTACACAATTCAAGGGTTGGAAAAAACCCAGGAACTTATGAATAAAATTGAAGCAATAATAATCAGCCGACTTTCTGAAGGTGATTTTACTGCAAGGATTGATAGAAATAAATTTTTAATTGTGTTACCTGGCAAGAACAAGAAATTTGCAGTACCCTTTGCAAATGCACTTAAAAATGAGATGGTACAGCAATTCAGTGATAAAGAATTGCAATTACTGGTAACTTTTCTTATGGCGGAATATCCTGAAGACGGTACGGATGTATATTCGCTGCTTGATGCAATTGATTAG
- a CDS encoding outer membrane beta-barrel protein has protein sequence MKLTHKLICMAIALVMLPTASFAIVDFGMYGGYTFAGKIDSPDISNADTNGWQYGFIGHLNGSVIPMVLSMGIGGFYQKSPLSYTVAGKDFDLTKTMYGIDAIVMLELPILIHPYARAGIAINEKVEIKTPLGTWSDEKKFNSYYGGIGAAFTVFPFVQIFGEYLYNYSKLEDDGKLKSNSINIGARLNI, from the coding sequence ATGAAGTTAACACACAAATTAATATGCATGGCGATAGCTCTGGTGATGTTGCCAACAGCATCATTTGCCATAGTTGATTTTGGCATGTATGGTGGCTATACCTTTGCAGGTAAGATAGACAGCCCTGATATCAGCAATGCCGACACAAATGGCTGGCAATATGGTTTTATTGGCCACCTCAATGGTTCAGTAATTCCGATGGTATTGAGCATGGGAATTGGTGGATTTTATCAAAAATCACCACTATCATATACAGTAGCTGGTAAGGATTTTGATCTTACAAAAACCATGTACGGAATTGATGCGATAGTCATGTTAGAACTGCCAATCCTTATCCATCCCTATGCCAGGGCTGGTATAGCAATCAATGAAAAAGTTGAAATTAAAACACCACTTGGAACATGGTCAGATGAAAAGAAATTTAATTCATACTACGGTGGTATAGGGGCTGCGTTTACTGTGTTTCCATTTGTCCAAATTTTTGGTGAGTATTTATATAATTACTCCAAGTTAGAAGATGATGGTAAGCTAAAAAGCAATTCCATAAACATTGGAGCACGATTAAATATATAA